In the genome of Acidimicrobiia bacterium, one region contains:
- a CDS encoding ceramidase domain-containing protein, giving the protein MVRRKALFVGVGAVIAFFGVMWALSLGGYPGGPDECIARGDCYCEAIGPGVDAQPANAWSNLGFVAVGLLVLGASGRRRSGSGRMSVDDRYPALYGAIAVFLGLGSFAFHGSMRAWGGFLDVQSMHAFLAFILAYDLARIHDGAWRWFLAWYATLLTFFTLLIALVPPEHGRTLFGVFVIVTLGVEAAVSYPALRPWAPRRLDPRRMPWFWAGLGSFAVAFVVWNLSRDAGPWCEPDSLLQGHALWHLLSAVSVVCFYRYFLGEGEPPAADQTSVSQSTATS; this is encoded by the coding sequence ATGGTGCGGCGGAAGGCGCTATTCGTAGGCGTCGGGGCCGTGATCGCCTTCTTCGGCGTGATGTGGGCGCTGTCGCTCGGCGGCTACCCCGGAGGGCCCGACGAGTGCATCGCCCGCGGCGACTGCTACTGCGAAGCCATCGGACCCGGTGTCGACGCCCAGCCGGCCAACGCGTGGTCGAACCTGGGGTTCGTCGCCGTCGGACTGCTCGTGCTCGGTGCCTCCGGGCGCCGGCGCAGTGGCTCGGGCCGGATGTCGGTCGACGACCGGTACCCCGCTCTCTACGGCGCCATCGCCGTCTTTCTCGGGCTGGGATCGTTCGCCTTCCATGGCTCGATGCGGGCTTGGGGCGGGTTCCTCGACGTGCAGTCGATGCACGCCTTCCTCGCCTTCATCCTCGCCTACGACCTGGCCCGAATCCACGATGGTGCCTGGCGATGGTTCCTCGCCTGGTACGCCACTCTCCTCACCTTCTTCACCCTGCTCATCGCCCTGGTGCCACCCGAACACGGACGCACCCTGTTCGGCGTCTTCGTGATTGTCACCCTCGGCGTCGAAGCGGCGGTCTCATACCCCGCCCTTCGGCCCTGGGCGCCCCGGCGGCTCGACCCACGCCGCATGCCCTGGTTCTGGGCGGGCCTGGGATCGTTCGCCGTCGCCTTCGTCGTGTGGAACCTGTCGCGCGACGCCGGGCCCTGGTGTGAGCCCGACAGCCTGCTCCAGGGCCATGCCCTGTGGCATCTGCTCTCAGCCGTCTCGGTGGTGTGCTTCTACCGCTACTTCCTTGGTGAAGGAGAGCCGCCCGCCGCCGATCAGACGAGTGTGTCCCAGTCGACGGCGACATCCTGA
- a CDS encoding ABC transporter ATP-binding protein, translating into MVRVQGLEKSYRRGRRIVSALSGVDLIVPRGELLLVMGPSGGGKSTLLNLIGGLDSPDGGTIRVAGCDVTGESGRGLDRYRRDHIGFVFQFFNLIPTLDARDNVALALLARATPWRESRRKAEELLESLGLGERLGHTPAEMSGGEQQRVAIARAIAGDPVLLLADEPTGDVDAVTTASIMEMLVGLNRSRGLTIVAVTHDPALIEYAHRVVTLRDGRLEG; encoded by the coding sequence CTGGTCCGGGTGCAGGGCCTGGAGAAGTCGTACCGGCGCGGCAGGCGGATCGTTTCCGCTCTGAGCGGCGTCGACCTGATCGTCCCAAGAGGCGAGCTGCTGCTGGTGATGGGTCCGTCCGGAGGCGGCAAGTCGACCCTGCTCAACCTGATCGGTGGGCTGGACAGCCCCGACGGCGGCACGATTCGTGTCGCCGGCTGCGACGTCACCGGCGAGTCGGGCCGGGGCCTGGACCGCTACCGCAGGGATCACATCGGGTTCGTTTTCCAGTTCTTCAACCTGATCCCCACCCTCGACGCCCGCGACAACGTGGCGCTGGCACTGCTGGCCCGCGCAACGCCGTGGCGGGAGTCCAGAAGGAAGGCGGAGGAACTGCTCGAGTCCCTGGGACTCGGCGAACGACTCGGTCACACTCCGGCCGAGATGTCGGGTGGAGAACAGCAGCGGGTGGCAATCGCCCGGGCGATCGCCGGTGATCCCGTCCTGCTCCTCGCCGACGAGCCGACCGGCGACGTCGACGCGGTGACCACCGCCTCGATCATGGAGATGCTGGTCGGTCTCAACCGGAGTCGCGGGTTGACCATCGTCGCCGTCACCCACGATCCTGCGCTCATCGAGTATGCCCATCGAGTGGTGACCCTGCGCGACGGGAGGCTCGAGGGGTGA